In Desulforegulaceae bacterium, the following are encoded in one genomic region:
- the ahbC gene encoding 12,18-didecarboxysiroheme deacetylase has product MIGISKLYCGSVEPSDALRYERDSRILPSHLLQFSKDKKPVVVWNVTRRCNLNCVHCYAQAKNEEFKDELTTEQGFKLLDDFAQFGVPVVLFSGGEPLMRKDLTTLAEYAISKGMRAVISTNGTLITEEKAKELKEIGLSYVGISLDGMKEVNDKFRGLEGAYEMALKGIENCQKAGIKVGLRFTINKHNVQEMPKIFDLVEEMKIPRICFYHLVYAGRGSEMIEEDLSLEDSRKAVDLIMERTKKLHDMGQPTEVLTVDNHADGPYLYMRLKKEDPKRAKEVLELLEMNEGNSSGRGIGCVSWNGDVHADQFWRHKIFGNIKDTPFSKIWSEPEDELLLKLKNKKEYVTGRCATCKWLDICAGNFRVRAEAATGDVWASDPACYLTDEEISRT; this is encoded by the coding sequence ATGATTGGTATTTCAAAACTTTATTGCGGTTCCGTTGAACCATCAGACGCCTTAAGATACGAAAGGGATTCAAGAATACTTCCTTCACATCTTTTACAATTTTCAAAAGACAAAAAACCTGTGGTGGTTTGGAATGTAACAAGAAGATGCAATTTAAATTGTGTTCATTGTTATGCACAGGCAAAAAATGAAGAATTTAAAGATGAACTTACAACAGAACAAGGATTTAAACTTCTTGACGATTTTGCCCAATTCGGGGTTCCTGTTGTCCTTTTTTCAGGTGGTGAGCCTCTTATGAGAAAAGACCTTACAACTCTTGCTGAATATGCAATTTCCAAGGGAATGAGAGCTGTTATTTCAACAAATGGAACTCTTATAACTGAAGAAAAGGCAAAAGAACTTAAAGAAATCGGCCTTTCCTATGTTGGAATAAGCCTTGATGGAATGAAAGAGGTAAACGACAAATTCAGGGGTCTTGAAGGTGCCTATGAAATGGCATTAAAAGGAATTGAAAACTGCCAAAAAGCAGGAATAAAAGTTGGTTTAAGGTTTACCATAAACAAACACAACGTCCAGGAAATGCCAAAAATTTTTGACCTGGTCGAAGAAATGAAGATTCCCAGGATCTGCTTTTACCACCTTGTATATGCAGGCCGCGGATCTGAAATGATTGAAGAAGACCTCAGTCTTGAAGATTCAAGAAAAGCTGTTGATTTAATCATGGAAAGAACAAAAAAACTCCATGATATGGGCCAGCCTACAGAAGTACTTACAGTGGATAATCATGCAGACGGGCCCTATCTATATATGAGATTGAAAAAAGAAGACCCAAAACGTGCCAAGGAAGTTTTGGAACTTCTTGAAATGAATGAAGGAAACAGCTCTGGAAGAGGAATTGGATGTGTAAGCTGGAATGGTGATGTTCACGCAGATCAATTCTGGAGACATAAAATTTTTGGAAATATCAAAGATACTCCCTTCTCAAAAATCTGGTCTGAGCCTGAAGACGAACTTTTATTAAAACTGAAAAATAAAAAAGAATATGTCACAGGAAGATGTGCAACCTGCAAATGGCTTGACATTTGTGCAGGAAATTTCAGAGTAAGAGCTGAAGCAGCAACAGGAGATGTTTGGGCTTCAGATCCTGCATGTTATCTTACAGATGAAGAAATTTCACGAACCTAA
- the hemB gene encoding porphobilinogen synthase: protein MLFPDYRPRRMRANKNLRKMIRETQLLPDDFILPLFVVGGKNVKNPISSMPGHYQFSIENAVQKAKEASDLGIPAIMVFGIPDKKDSLGTAAYNKNGIVQKTVKEIKNKIPKLVVITDVCLCQYTDHGHCGFIEKGIIDNDITIDLLGKIAVSHAKAGADMVAPSDMMDGRVAEIRAALDENEKSNTSIMSYAVKYCSAFYGPFRQAAESAPKFGDRKTYQMDYSNSDEAIREAIMDVEEGADIIMVKPALSYLDVIYRVKEEIDLPVAAYNVSGEYAMIKAAAEKGWVDEKNITLETLTSIKRAGAKMILTYSAIDAAKYLQE from the coding sequence ATGCTTTTCCCTGATTATAGACCAAGAAGAATGCGTGCCAATAAAAATTTGAGAAAAATGATAAGGGAAACCCAACTTTTACCTGATGACTTTATTCTCCCTCTTTTTGTTGTTGGTGGAAAAAATGTAAAAAATCCAATTTCTTCAATGCCGGGCCATTATCAGTTTTCAATAGAAAATGCTGTACAAAAGGCAAAAGAAGCAAGCGATCTTGGAATTCCTGCAATCATGGTTTTTGGAATACCAGACAAAAAAGACAGCCTTGGAACAGCAGCATACAACAAAAACGGAATAGTTCAAAAAACTGTAAAAGAAATTAAAAACAAAATTCCAAAACTTGTAGTAATAACTGATGTATGCCTTTGCCAATACACAGATCACGGGCATTGCGGTTTTATAGAAAAGGGAATAATCGATAATGATATTACAATCGATCTTTTAGGTAAAATTGCAGTTTCACACGCAAAAGCAGGGGCTGACATGGTGGCTCCCTCAGATATGATGGACGGCAGGGTTGCTGAAATAAGAGCAGCTCTTGATGAAAACGAGAAATCTAACACTTCCATCATGTCTTATGCTGTAAAATATTGCAGTGCATTTTACGGGCCTTTTAGACAGGCAGCTGAATCAGCTCCAAAATTTGGAGACAGAAAAACTTATCAAATGGATTATTCAAACTCTGATGAAGCAATAAGAGAAGCAATCATGGATGTTGAAGAAGGTGCTGATATAATAATGGTCAAGCCCGCACTTTCATATCTTGATGTTATTTACAGGGTAAAAGAAGAGATTGACCTTCCCGTTGCCGCCTATAATGTAAGCGGAGAGTATGCCATGATAAAGGCTGCAGCTGAAAAAGGCTGGGTGGATGAAAAAAACATCACCCTTGAAACTCTTACCTCCATAAAAAGAGCGGGTGCAAAAATGATACTGACCTACTCTGCAATTGATGCTGCAAAATACCTACAGGAATAA